One Vigna unguiculata cultivar IT97K-499-35 chromosome 7, ASM411807v1, whole genome shotgun sequence genomic region harbors:
- the LOC114190367 gene encoding transcription factor bHLH149-like: MESLEPNVDSSNSETLRESNQKKRRKIGDHAADHNSANAIPWRSEAEQRIYSRRLVEALRRTPSSAAKPRAAGQVRETADRVLAASARGRTRWSRAILGRWRKLRTQHKKAKRTSSTGLKRTRINGGERRNRLPAVQKKARVLSRLVPGCRKVSFPNLLEEATDYISALEMQVRTMTALAELLSGGAPAGLDGGALS; this comes from the coding sequence ATGGAGTCGTTGGAGCCCAACGTAGATTCAAGTAATTCAGAAACGTTGCGAGAATCTAATCAAAAGAAGCGCAGGAAAATCGGAGACCACGCCGCTGATCACAATTCCGCCAACGCTATCCCTTGGAGATCCGAGGCGGAGCAACGGATCTACTCCCGCCGCCTCGTCGAGGCTCTCCGCCGAACTCCATCATCGGCGGCCAAGCCTAGGGCCGCTGGCCAAGTCCGCGAGACCGCCGACCGAGTTCTTGCCGCCTCCGCCAGAGGCCGAACGCGGTGGAGCCGCGCGATTCTTGGCCGGTGGAGGAAGCTCCGCACGCAGCACAAGAAGGCGAAGAGGACGTCGTCCACCGGATTGAAGAGAACGAGGATCAACGGCGGGGAGAGGAGGAACCGGTTACCGGCTGTGCAGAAGAAAGCGCGCGTTCTCAGCCGGTTGGTTCCCGGTTGCCGGAAGGTCTCGTTCCCGAACCTTCTGGAAGAAGCCACGGACTATATCTCCGCCTTGGAGATGCAAGTGCGAACCATGACGGCTCTAGCAGAATTACTCTCCGGCGGCGCTCCGGCTGGTCTCGACGGTGGCGCGTTGAGTTGA
- the LOC114192590 gene encoding probable pectinesterase 29 isoform X1 — translation MELLTREIILCIVVILISSSGICTAVDCGGPEFSSTIVVDKSNTSPNFTSIQAAIDSIPTSNSKWVKIQINAGIYKEKVNIPVDKPCIFIKGQGADVTTITYDDYSEITTSSTFSSFSNNLVASDITFQNSYGLKILENLRRHRKSYGIRTPSLAARISGDKCAFYKCKFIGFQDTLWDELGRHYFKNCMIEGAVDFIFGDGQSYYKDCVLNVTSLGCITAQARNVSSDPSGFVFEGGSVIGSGNEDSLLGRGYRHCSRVIFYKMNLSSVVRPVGWDAWNAKDDVTCLFYSEIECIGPGSSTSQRVPWEKNLTETDFYKHFPFENSSIKMVGCHTYHKGSRDIYLLLCNLDTLSYEI, via the exons ATGGAGTTACTTACCAGAGAGATCATTCTTTGTATCGTTGTCATTCTTATTTCTTCTTCGGGGATTTGTACAGCAGTAGATTGTGGTGGCCCTGAATTTTCAAGCACAATCGTGGTTGATAAATCCAACACATCACCAAATTTCACATCAATTCAAGCTGCCATTGATTCAATACCAACGAGCAACTCCAAATGGGTGAAAATTCAGATAAATGCTGGAATATACAA AGAGAAGGTTAACATCCCAGTGGATAAGCCATGCATCTTTATCAAAGGCCAAGGTGCAGATGTTACCACCATTACATACGATGACTACTCGGAAATAACTACTAGTTCCACATtctcttccttttcaaacaATCTTGTTGCATCAGATATTACTTTTCAG aaCTCGTACGGTTTGAAAATATTAGAGAATTTGCGAAGACATAGGAAAAGTTATGGAATAAGGACTCCATCGTTGGCGGCAAGAATATCTGGAGACAAATGCGCCTTTTATAAATGTAAGTTTATCGGGTTTCAAGATACTCTTTGGGATGAATTAGGTCgtcattatttcaaaaattgcaTGATTGAAGGTGCTGTGGACTTCATATTTGGTGATGGACAATCCTACTATAAG GATTGTGTGTTGAATGTAACTTCTTTGGGTTGCATAACAGCACAAGCACGCAATGTAAGTAGTGATCCATCTGGTTTTGTGTTTGAAGGAGGTTCTGTGATAGGTAGTGGTAATGAAGACTCATTATTGGGAAGAGGGTATCGTCATTGCTCTAgggttatattttataaaatgaaccTTAGTAGTGTGGTTCGGCCTGTAGGATGGGATGCTTGGAATGCCAAAGACGACGT GACTTGTCTTTTCTACTCTGAAATTGAATGTATAGGACCAGGTTCCAGTACTTCTCAACGTGTTCCTTGGGAAAAGAATTTGACAGAAACAGATTTTTACAAACATTTTCCGTTCGAGAATTCATCAATAAAGATGGTTGGCTGTCACACTTACCATAAAGGAAGTAGAGATATATATCTCTTATTATGTAATTTAGACACCTTGTCTTATGAAATAtaa
- the LOC114192525 gene encoding high mobility group B protein 10-like isoform X2, which produces MEKKEEITLPLPSETHFKNLPNVSSTAMPAGSHKGHCSPGDDSDSFYDKLVELLESSGLTLIFNVRETLLDLYLFYLEVTRRGGYHQVGREKKWGEVVIALKLEGNSVKLCAQVERLYSHLLYQFEQLYFYRRPEKLAFRSATNKEEGPIRKKRISTASVPHMVDSNDGEKATEVSKQYSCHMTGTGYVEQPVVLPTPPKEKKKRRGAPVGRKTAYQIFLKHECARLKTCNQVLDGKILSMAIHSWRTMSEIEKQPYVEESKKNKEEIKEAMVRRSTQQSSQESREEKWSSICGDYHVTLQPEAGVALKVTEKAPMDPSFQMDWDGNCPLDFATRESE; this is translated from the exons ATGGAGAAGAAAGAGGAGATAACGCTTCCATTGCCATCCGAGACCCATTTCAAGAACCTTCCTAATGTTTCCTCCACCGCAATGCCTGCTGGGTCCCACAAAGGACACTGTTCTCCGGGTGATGACTCCGACAGCTTCTATGATAAACTCGTTGAGTTGTTGGAGTCTTCTGGACTCACTCTCAT TTTCAATGTTCGAGAAACACTGCTGGACTTGTACCTCTTTTACTTGGAGGTGACAAGAAGAGGAGGATATCAccag GTTGGTCGAGAAAAGAAGTGGGGTGAAGTTGTGATTGCCCTGAAATTGGAAGGGAATAGTGTGAAGCTATGTGCTCAAGTTGAAAGGCTTTACTCACATCTTCTCTACCAGTTTGAGCAATTGTACTTCTACAGGCGTCCTGAAAAGCTAGCTTTCCGATCTGCCACCAACAAAG AAGAAGGTCCTATTAGGAAGAAGAGGATTTCAACTGCGAGTGTGCCTCATATGGTGGATAGTAACGATGGTGAGAAGGCCACTGAAGTGTCCAAGCAATACTCTTGCCACATGACAG GGACTGGGTATGTGGAGCAGCCTGTGGTTTTACCAACACCTccgaaagaaaagaagaaacggCGAGGTGCCCCGGTGGGAAGAAAAACTGCATATCAGATATTCCTCAAGCACGAATGTGCTCGGTTGAAAACTTGCAATCAGGTCTTAGATGGAAAAATCCTGAGTATGGCTATTCATTCATGGAGGACCATGTCTGAAATTGAGAAACAG CCATATGTGGAGGAAAGCAAGAAGAACAAAGAAGAAATTAAGGAAGCAATGGTTAGACGCAGTACACAGCAGAGCAGCCAAGAGAGCAGGGAAGAGAAGTGGTCTAGTATTTGTGGTGATTACCATGTAACTTTGCAACCTGAAGCAGGTGTAGCTCTTAAAGTGACTGAAAAAGCACCAATGGATCCTTCATTTCAGATGGATTGGGATGGTAATTGTCCACTTGATTTTGCAACTAGGGAATCTGAGTAA
- the LOC114192590 gene encoding probable pectinesterase 29 isoform X3: MELLTREIILCIVVILISSSGICTAVDCGGPEFSSTIVVDKSNTSPNFTSIQAAIDSIPTSNSKWVKIQINAGIYKEKVNIPVDKPCIFIKGQGADVTTITYDDYSEITTSSTFSSFSNNLVASDITFQNSYGLKILENLRRHRKSYGIRTPSLAARISGDKCAFYKCAVDFIFGDGQSYYKDLSFLL, translated from the exons ATGGAGTTACTTACCAGAGAGATCATTCTTTGTATCGTTGTCATTCTTATTTCTTCTTCGGGGATTTGTACAGCAGTAGATTGTGGTGGCCCTGAATTTTCAAGCACAATCGTGGTTGATAAATCCAACACATCACCAAATTTCACATCAATTCAAGCTGCCATTGATTCAATACCAACGAGCAACTCCAAATGGGTGAAAATTCAGATAAATGCTGGAATATACAA AGAGAAGGTTAACATCCCAGTGGATAAGCCATGCATCTTTATCAAAGGCCAAGGTGCAGATGTTACCACCATTACATACGATGACTACTCGGAAATAACTACTAGTTCCACATtctcttccttttcaaacaATCTTGTTGCATCAGATATTACTTTTCAG aaCTCGTACGGTTTGAAAATATTAGAGAATTTGCGAAGACATAGGAAAAGTTATGGAATAAGGACTCCATCGTTGGCGGCAAGAATATCTGGAGACAAATGCGCCTTTTATAAAT GTGCTGTGGACTTCATATTTGGTGATGGACAATCCTACTATAAG GACTTGTCTTTTCTACTCTGA
- the LOC114192525 gene encoding high mobility group B protein 10-like isoform X1, giving the protein MEKKEEITLPLPSETHFKNLPNVSSTAMPAGSHKGHCSPGDDSDSFYDKLVELLESSGLTLIFNVRETLLDLYLFYLEVTRRGGYHQVGREKKWGEVVIALKLEGNSVKLCAQVERLYSHLLYQFEQLYFYRRPEKLAFRSATNKGSLEEGPIRKKRISTASVPHMVDSNDGEKATEVSKQYSCHMTGTGYVEQPVVLPTPPKEKKKRRGAPVGRKTAYQIFLKHECARLKTCNQVLDGKILSMAIHSWRTMSEIEKQPYVEESKKNKEEIKEAMVRRSTQQSSQESREEKWSSICGDYHVTLQPEAGVALKVTEKAPMDPSFQMDWDGNCPLDFATRESE; this is encoded by the exons ATGGAGAAGAAAGAGGAGATAACGCTTCCATTGCCATCCGAGACCCATTTCAAGAACCTTCCTAATGTTTCCTCCACCGCAATGCCTGCTGGGTCCCACAAAGGACACTGTTCTCCGGGTGATGACTCCGACAGCTTCTATGATAAACTCGTTGAGTTGTTGGAGTCTTCTGGACTCACTCTCAT TTTCAATGTTCGAGAAACACTGCTGGACTTGTACCTCTTTTACTTGGAGGTGACAAGAAGAGGAGGATATCAccag GTTGGTCGAGAAAAGAAGTGGGGTGAAGTTGTGATTGCCCTGAAATTGGAAGGGAATAGTGTGAAGCTATGTGCTCAAGTTGAAAGGCTTTACTCACATCTTCTCTACCAGTTTGAGCAATTGTACTTCTACAGGCGTCCTGAAAAGCTAGCTTTCCGATCTGCCACCAACAAAG GCTCTTTAGAAGAAGGTCCTATTAGGAAGAAGAGGATTTCAACTGCGAGTGTGCCTCATATGGTGGATAGTAACGATGGTGAGAAGGCCACTGAAGTGTCCAAGCAATACTCTTGCCACATGACAG GGACTGGGTATGTGGAGCAGCCTGTGGTTTTACCAACACCTccgaaagaaaagaagaaacggCGAGGTGCCCCGGTGGGAAGAAAAACTGCATATCAGATATTCCTCAAGCACGAATGTGCTCGGTTGAAAACTTGCAATCAGGTCTTAGATGGAAAAATCCTGAGTATGGCTATTCATTCATGGAGGACCATGTCTGAAATTGAGAAACAG CCATATGTGGAGGAAAGCAAGAAGAACAAAGAAGAAATTAAGGAAGCAATGGTTAGACGCAGTACACAGCAGAGCAGCCAAGAGAGCAGGGAAGAGAAGTGGTCTAGTATTTGTGGTGATTACCATGTAACTTTGCAACCTGAAGCAGGTGTAGCTCTTAAAGTGACTGAAAAAGCACCAATGGATCCTTCATTTCAGATGGATTGGGATGGTAATTGTCCACTTGATTTTGCAACTAGGGAATCTGAGTAA
- the LOC114192525 gene encoding high mobility group B protein 10-like isoform X3 — protein MEKKEEITLPLPSETHFKNLPNVSSTAMPAGSHKGHCSPGDDSDSFYDKLVELLESSGLTLIFNVRETLLDLYLFYLEVTRRGGYHQVGREKKWGEVVIALKLEGNSVKLCAQVERLYSHLLYQFEQLYFYRRPEKLAFRSATNKEGPIRKKRISTASVPHMVDSNDGEKATEVSKQYSCHMTGTGYVEQPVVLPTPPKEKKKRRGAPVGRKTAYQIFLKHECARLKTCNQVLDGKILSMAIHSWRTMSEIEKQPYVEESKKNKEEIKEAMVRRSTQQSSQESREEKWSSICGDYHVTLQPEAGVALKVTEKAPMDPSFQMDWDGNCPLDFATRESE, from the exons ATGGAGAAGAAAGAGGAGATAACGCTTCCATTGCCATCCGAGACCCATTTCAAGAACCTTCCTAATGTTTCCTCCACCGCAATGCCTGCTGGGTCCCACAAAGGACACTGTTCTCCGGGTGATGACTCCGACAGCTTCTATGATAAACTCGTTGAGTTGTTGGAGTCTTCTGGACTCACTCTCAT TTTCAATGTTCGAGAAACACTGCTGGACTTGTACCTCTTTTACTTGGAGGTGACAAGAAGAGGAGGATATCAccag GTTGGTCGAGAAAAGAAGTGGGGTGAAGTTGTGATTGCCCTGAAATTGGAAGGGAATAGTGTGAAGCTATGTGCTCAAGTTGAAAGGCTTTACTCACATCTTCTCTACCAGTTTGAGCAATTGTACTTCTACAGGCGTCCTGAAAAGCTAGCTTTCCGATCTGCCACCAACAAAG AAGGTCCTATTAGGAAGAAGAGGATTTCAACTGCGAGTGTGCCTCATATGGTGGATAGTAACGATGGTGAGAAGGCCACTGAAGTGTCCAAGCAATACTCTTGCCACATGACAG GGACTGGGTATGTGGAGCAGCCTGTGGTTTTACCAACACCTccgaaagaaaagaagaaacggCGAGGTGCCCCGGTGGGAAGAAAAACTGCATATCAGATATTCCTCAAGCACGAATGTGCTCGGTTGAAAACTTGCAATCAGGTCTTAGATGGAAAAATCCTGAGTATGGCTATTCATTCATGGAGGACCATGTCTGAAATTGAGAAACAG CCATATGTGGAGGAAAGCAAGAAGAACAAAGAAGAAATTAAGGAAGCAATGGTTAGACGCAGTACACAGCAGAGCAGCCAAGAGAGCAGGGAAGAGAAGTGGTCTAGTATTTGTGGTGATTACCATGTAACTTTGCAACCTGAAGCAGGTGTAGCTCTTAAAGTGACTGAAAAAGCACCAATGGATCCTTCATTTCAGATGGATTGGGATGGTAATTGTCCACTTGATTTTGCAACTAGGGAATCTGAGTAA
- the LOC114190623 gene encoding uncharacterized protein LOC114190623, with the protein MGMAWLQLQRIITKGGVNLISTLPHSSPCSSSRFFSKSSPYMVKVGIPEFLNGIGKGVESHVPKLESEIGDFQKLLVTRTLKLKKLGIPCKHRKLILKYTHKYRLGLWRPRVESIKA; encoded by the exons ATGGGAATGGCATGGTTGCAGTTGCAGAGAATCATCACCAAAGGAGGTGTTAATTTGATCTCAACACTTCCACACTCTTCGCCTTGTTCTTCTTCTAGATTCTTCTCTAAATCATCCCCCTATATGG TGAAGGTTGGAATACCAGAGTTTCTAAACGGAATTGGGAAAGGGGTTGAGTCCCACGTTCCAAAGCTTGAATCCGAAATCGGAGATTTCCAGAAGCTTCTTGTCACTCGCACCCTCAAGCTCAAGAAGCTGGGTATTCCTTGTAAACAT AGGAAGTTAATATTGAAATACACACACAAGTACAGGCTGGGATTATGGAGGCCACGTGTTGAGTCCATCAAAGCTTGA
- the LOC114192590 gene encoding probable pectinesterase 66 isoform X2, with the protein MELLTREIILCIVVILISSSGICTAVDCGGPEFSSTIVVDKSNTSPNFTSIQAAIDSIPTSNSKWVKIQINAGIYKEKVNIPVDKPCIFIKGQGADVTTITYDDYSEITTSSTFSSFSNNLVASDITFQNSYGLKILENLRRHRKSYGIRTPSLAARISGDKCAFYKCAVDFIFGDGQSYYKDCVLNVTSLGCITAQARNVSSDPSGFVFEGGSVIGSGNEDSLLGRGYRHCSRVIFYKMNLSSVVRPVGWDAWNAKDDVTCLFYSEIECIGPGSSTSQRVPWEKNLTETDFYKHFPFENSSIKMVGCHTYHKGSRDIYLLLCNLDTLSYEI; encoded by the exons ATGGAGTTACTTACCAGAGAGATCATTCTTTGTATCGTTGTCATTCTTATTTCTTCTTCGGGGATTTGTACAGCAGTAGATTGTGGTGGCCCTGAATTTTCAAGCACAATCGTGGTTGATAAATCCAACACATCACCAAATTTCACATCAATTCAAGCTGCCATTGATTCAATACCAACGAGCAACTCCAAATGGGTGAAAATTCAGATAAATGCTGGAATATACAA AGAGAAGGTTAACATCCCAGTGGATAAGCCATGCATCTTTATCAAAGGCCAAGGTGCAGATGTTACCACCATTACATACGATGACTACTCGGAAATAACTACTAGTTCCACATtctcttccttttcaaacaATCTTGTTGCATCAGATATTACTTTTCAG aaCTCGTACGGTTTGAAAATATTAGAGAATTTGCGAAGACATAGGAAAAGTTATGGAATAAGGACTCCATCGTTGGCGGCAAGAATATCTGGAGACAAATGCGCCTTTTATAAAT GTGCTGTGGACTTCATATTTGGTGATGGACAATCCTACTATAAG GATTGTGTGTTGAATGTAACTTCTTTGGGTTGCATAACAGCACAAGCACGCAATGTAAGTAGTGATCCATCTGGTTTTGTGTTTGAAGGAGGTTCTGTGATAGGTAGTGGTAATGAAGACTCATTATTGGGAAGAGGGTATCGTCATTGCTCTAgggttatattttataaaatgaaccTTAGTAGTGTGGTTCGGCCTGTAGGATGGGATGCTTGGAATGCCAAAGACGACGT GACTTGTCTTTTCTACTCTGAAATTGAATGTATAGGACCAGGTTCCAGTACTTCTCAACGTGTTCCTTGGGAAAAGAATTTGACAGAAACAGATTTTTACAAACATTTTCCGTTCGAGAATTCATCAATAAAGATGGTTGGCTGTCACACTTACCATAAAGGAAGTAGAGATATATATCTCTTATTATGTAATTTAGACACCTTGTCTTATGAAATAtaa